From Pan troglodytes isolate AG18354 chromosome 11, NHGRI_mPanTro3-v2.0_pri, whole genome shotgun sequence, the proteins below share one genomic window:
- the OBP2B gene encoding odorant-binding protein 2b isoform X5, whose amino-acid sequence MQDWLPPWGGVHRATCSQDTGQGAIKNISRGASTALFRRPVTCRGRQHRALEMKTLFLGVTLGLAAALSFTLEEEDITGTWYVKAMVVDKDFPEDRRPRKVSPVKVTALGSGNLEATFTFMREDRCIQKKILMRKTEEPGKFSAYGGRKLMYLQELPGRDHYVFYCKDQRHGGLLHMGKLVASAPCRAVPLSPPWLTWPPHLHVGILIPTGRPWKNLRNWCSARHSRRRTFSRPCRREAAFSNTRVTPGSAPPEPTLPPDTEPGPPGPTLQP is encoded by the exons ATGCAGGACTGGTTGCCACCATGGGGAGGGGTGCACCGTGCCACGTGCTCCCAGGACACTGGCCAGGGGGCTATAAAGAACATCTCGAGAGGAGCCAGCACAGCCTTGTTCAGACGCCCAGTGACCTGCCGAGGTCGGCAGCACAGAGCTCTGGAGATGAAGACCCTGTTCCTGGGTGTCACGCTCGGCCTGGCCGCTGCCCTGTCCTtcaccctggaggaggaggat ATCACAGGGACCTGGTACGTGAAGGCCATGGTGGTCGATAAGGACTTTCCGGAGGACAGGAGGCCCAGGAAGGTGTCCCCAGTGAAGGTGACAGCCCTGGGCAGTGGGAACTTGGAAGCCACATTCACCTTCAT GAGGGAGGATCGGTGCATCCAGAAGAAAATCCTGATGCGGAAAACGGAGGAGCCTGGCAAATTCAGCGCCT ATGGGGGCAGGAAGCTCATGTACCTGCAGGAGCTGCCCGGGAGGGACCACTACGTCTTTTACTGCAAAGACCAGCGCCATGGGGGCCTGCTCCACATGGGAAAGCTTGT GGCATCTGCTCCCTGCAGGGCCGTGCCGCTGTCCCCACCTTGGCTCACCTGGCCACCTCACCTGCATGTAGGAATTCTGATACCAACCGGGAGGCCCTGGAAGAATTTAAGAAATTGGTGCAGCGCAAGGCACTCTCGGAGGAGGACATTTTCACGCCCCTGCAGACGG GAAGCTGCGTTCTCGAACACTAGGGTGA CCCCTGGGTCTGCACCTCCAGAGCCCACCCTACCACCAGACACAGAGCCCGGACCACCTGGACCTACCCTCCAGCCATGA
- the OBP2B gene encoding odorant-binding protein 2b isoform X2, giving the protein MQDWLPPWGGVHRATCSQDTGQGAIKNISRGASTALFRRPVTCRGRQHRALEMKTLFLGVTLGLAAALSFTLEEEDITGTWYVKAMVVDKDFPEDRRPRKVSPVKVTALGSGNLEATFTFMREDRCIQKKILMRKTEEPGKFSAYGGRKLMYLQELPGRDHYVFYCKDQRHGGLLHMGKLVGILIPTGRPWKNLRNWCSARHSRRRTFSRPCRREAAFSNTRQPLGLHLQSPPYHQTQSPDHLDLPSSHDPSLLPPT; this is encoded by the exons ATGCAGGACTGGTTGCCACCATGGGGAGGGGTGCACCGTGCCACGTGCTCCCAGGACACTGGCCAGGGGGCTATAAAGAACATCTCGAGAGGAGCCAGCACAGCCTTGTTCAGACGCCCAGTGACCTGCCGAGGTCGGCAGCACAGAGCTCTGGAGATGAAGACCCTGTTCCTGGGTGTCACGCTCGGCCTGGCCGCTGCCCTGTCCTtcaccctggaggaggaggat ATCACAGGGACCTGGTACGTGAAGGCCATGGTGGTCGATAAGGACTTTCCGGAGGACAGGAGGCCCAGGAAGGTGTCCCCAGTGAAGGTGACAGCCCTGGGCAGTGGGAACTTGGAAGCCACATTCACCTTCAT GAGGGAGGATCGGTGCATCCAGAAGAAAATCCTGATGCGGAAAACGGAGGAGCCTGGCAAATTCAGCGCCT ATGGGGGCAGGAAGCTCATGTACCTGCAGGAGCTGCCCGGGAGGGACCACTACGTCTTTTACTGCAAAGACCAGCGCCATGGGGGCCTGCTCCACATGGGAAAGCTTGTGG GAATTCTGATACCAACCGGGAGGCCCTGGAAGAATTTAAGAAATTGGTGCAGCGCAAGGCACTCTCGGAGGAGGACATTTTCACGCCCCTGCAGACGG GAAGCTGCGTTCTCGAACACTAGG CAGCCCCTGGGTCTGCACCTCCAGAGCCCACCCTACCACCAGACACAGAGCCCGGACCACCTGGACCTACCCTCCAGCCATGACCCTTCCCTGCTCCCACCCACCTGA
- the OBP2B gene encoding odorant-binding protein 2b isoform X3: protein MQDWLPPWGGVHRATCSQDTGQGAIKNISRGASTALFRRPVTCRGRQHRALEMKTLFLGVTLGLAAALSFTLEEEDITGTWYVKAMVVDKDFPEDRRPRKVSPVKVTALGSGNLEATFTFMREDRCIQKKILMRKTEEPGKFSAFEMDQITPALWEALAIDTLRKLRIGTRRPRIRWGQEAHVPAGAAREGPLRLLLQRPAPWGPAPHGKACGNSDTNREALEEFKKLVQRKALSEEDIFTPLQTGSCVLEH, encoded by the exons ATGCAGGACTGGTTGCCACCATGGGGAGGGGTGCACCGTGCCACGTGCTCCCAGGACACTGGCCAGGGGGCTATAAAGAACATCTCGAGAGGAGCCAGCACAGCCTTGTTCAGACGCCCAGTGACCTGCCGAGGTCGGCAGCACAGAGCTCTGGAGATGAAGACCCTGTTCCTGGGTGTCACGCTCGGCCTGGCCGCTGCCCTGTCCTtcaccctggaggaggaggat ATCACAGGGACCTGGTACGTGAAGGCCATGGTGGTCGATAAGGACTTTCCGGAGGACAGGAGGCCCAGGAAGGTGTCCCCAGTGAAGGTGACAGCCCTGGGCAGTGGGAACTTGGAAGCCACATTCACCTTCAT GAGGGAGGATCGGTGCATCCAGAAGAAAATCCTGATGCGGAAAACGGAGGAGCCTGGCAAATTCAGCGCCT TCGAGATGGACCAGATCACGCCTGCCCTCTGGGAGGCCCTAGCCATTGACACATTGAGGAAGCTGAGGATTGGGACAAGGAGGCCAAGGATTAG ATGGGGGCAGGAAGCTCATGTACCTGCAGGAGCTGCCCGGGAGGGACCACTACGTCTTTTACTGCAAAGACCAGCGCCATGGGGGCCTGCTCCACATGGGAAAGCTTGTGG GAATTCTGATACCAACCGGGAGGCCCTGGAAGAATTTAAGAAATTGGTGCAGCGCAAGGCACTCTCGGAGGAGGACATTTTCACGCCCCTGCAGACGG GAAGCTGCGTTCTCGAACACTAG
- the OBP2B gene encoding odorant-binding protein 2b isoform X4 produces MQDWLPPWGGVHRATCSQDTGQGAIKNISRGASTALFRRPVTCRGRQHRALEMKTLFLGVTLGLAAALSFTLEEEDITGTWYVKAMVVDKDFPEDRRPRKVSPVKVTALGSGNLEATFTFMREDRCIQKKILMRKTEEPGKFSAYGGRKLMYLQELPGRDHYVFYCKDQRHGGLLHMGKLVASAPCRAVPLSPPWLTWPPHLHVGILIPTGRPWKNLRNWCSARHSRRRTFSRPCRREAAFSNTRQPLGLHLQSPPYHQTQSPDHLDLPSSHDPSLLPPT; encoded by the exons ATGCAGGACTGGTTGCCACCATGGGGAGGGGTGCACCGTGCCACGTGCTCCCAGGACACTGGCCAGGGGGCTATAAAGAACATCTCGAGAGGAGCCAGCACAGCCTTGTTCAGACGCCCAGTGACCTGCCGAGGTCGGCAGCACAGAGCTCTGGAGATGAAGACCCTGTTCCTGGGTGTCACGCTCGGCCTGGCCGCTGCCCTGTCCTtcaccctggaggaggaggat ATCACAGGGACCTGGTACGTGAAGGCCATGGTGGTCGATAAGGACTTTCCGGAGGACAGGAGGCCCAGGAAGGTGTCCCCAGTGAAGGTGACAGCCCTGGGCAGTGGGAACTTGGAAGCCACATTCACCTTCAT GAGGGAGGATCGGTGCATCCAGAAGAAAATCCTGATGCGGAAAACGGAGGAGCCTGGCAAATTCAGCGCCT ATGGGGGCAGGAAGCTCATGTACCTGCAGGAGCTGCCCGGGAGGGACCACTACGTCTTTTACTGCAAAGACCAGCGCCATGGGGGCCTGCTCCACATGGGAAAGCTTGT GGCATCTGCTCCCTGCAGGGCCGTGCCGCTGTCCCCACCTTGGCTCACCTGGCCACCTCACCTGCATGTAGGAATTCTGATACCAACCGGGAGGCCCTGGAAGAATTTAAGAAATTGGTGCAGCGCAAGGCACTCTCGGAGGAGGACATTTTCACGCCCCTGCAGACGG GAAGCTGCGTTCTCGAACACTAGG CAGCCCCTGGGTCTGCACCTCCAGAGCCCACCCTACCACCAGACACAGAGCCCGGACCACCTGGACCTACCCTCCAGCCATGACCCTTCCCTGCTCCCACCCACCTGA
- the OBP2B gene encoding odorant-binding protein 2b isoform X1 produces the protein MQDWLPPWGGVHRATCSQDTGQGAIKNISRGASTALFRRPVTCRGRQHRALEMKTLFLGVTLGLAAALSFTLEEEDITGTWYVKAMVVDKDFPEDRRPRKVSPVKVTALGSGNLEATFTFMREDRCIQKKILMRKTEEPGKFSAFEMDQITPALWEALAIDTLRKLRIGTRRPRIRWGQEAHVPAGAAREGPLRLLLQRPAPWGPAPHGKACGAVPLSPPWLTWPPHLHVGILIPTGRPWKNLRNWCSARHSRRRTFSRPCRREAAFSNTRQPLGLHLQSPPYHQTQSPDHLDLPSSHDPSLLPPT, from the exons ATGCAGGACTGGTTGCCACCATGGGGAGGGGTGCACCGTGCCACGTGCTCCCAGGACACTGGCCAGGGGGCTATAAAGAACATCTCGAGAGGAGCCAGCACAGCCTTGTTCAGACGCCCAGTGACCTGCCGAGGTCGGCAGCACAGAGCTCTGGAGATGAAGACCCTGTTCCTGGGTGTCACGCTCGGCCTGGCCGCTGCCCTGTCCTtcaccctggaggaggaggat ATCACAGGGACCTGGTACGTGAAGGCCATGGTGGTCGATAAGGACTTTCCGGAGGACAGGAGGCCCAGGAAGGTGTCCCCAGTGAAGGTGACAGCCCTGGGCAGTGGGAACTTGGAAGCCACATTCACCTTCAT GAGGGAGGATCGGTGCATCCAGAAGAAAATCCTGATGCGGAAAACGGAGGAGCCTGGCAAATTCAGCGCCT TCGAGATGGACCAGATCACGCCTGCCCTCTGGGAGGCCCTAGCCATTGACACATTGAGGAAGCTGAGGATTGGGACAAGGAGGCCAAGGATTAG ATGGGGGCAGGAAGCTCATGTACCTGCAGGAGCTGCCCGGGAGGGACCACTACGTCTTTTACTGCAAAGACCAGCGCCATGGGGGCCTGCTCCACATGGGAAAGCTTGTGG GGCCGTGCCGCTGTCCCCACCTTGGCTCACCTGGCCACCTCACCTGCATGTAGGAATTCTGATACCAACCGGGAGGCCCTGGAAGAATTTAAGAAATTGGTGCAGCGCAAGGCACTCTCGGAGGAGGACATTTTCACGCCCCTGCAGACGG GAAGCTGCGTTCTCGAACACTAGG CAGCCCCTGGGTCTGCACCTCCAGAGCCCACCCTACCACCAGACACAGAGCCCGGACCACCTGGACCTACCCTCCAGCCATGACCCTTCCCTGCTCCCACCCACCTGA
- the OBP2B gene encoding odorant-binding protein 2b isoform X6 — MQDWLPPWGGVHRATCSQDTGQGAIKNISRGASTALFRRPVTCRGRQHRALEMKTLFLGVTLGLAAALSFTLEEEDITGTWYVKAMVVDKDFPEDRRPRKVSPVKVTALGSGNLEATFTFMREDRCIQKKILMRKTEEPGKFSAYGGRKLMYLQELPGRDHYVFYCKDQRHGGLLHMGKLVGEGPNTNREALEEFKKLVQRKALSEEDIFTPLQTGSCVLEH, encoded by the exons ATGCAGGACTGGTTGCCACCATGGGGAGGGGTGCACCGTGCCACGTGCTCCCAGGACACTGGCCAGGGGGCTATAAAGAACATCTCGAGAGGAGCCAGCACAGCCTTGTTCAGACGCCCAGTGACCTGCCGAGGTCGGCAGCACAGAGCTCTGGAGATGAAGACCCTGTTCCTGGGTGTCACGCTCGGCCTGGCCGCTGCCCTGTCCTtcaccctggaggaggaggat ATCACAGGGACCTGGTACGTGAAGGCCATGGTGGTCGATAAGGACTTTCCGGAGGACAGGAGGCCCAGGAAGGTGTCCCCAGTGAAGGTGACAGCCCTGGGCAGTGGGAACTTGGAAGCCACATTCACCTTCAT GAGGGAGGATCGGTGCATCCAGAAGAAAATCCTGATGCGGAAAACGGAGGAGCCTGGCAAATTCAGCGCCT ATGGGGGCAGGAAGCTCATGTACCTGCAGGAGCTGCCCGGGAGGGACCACTACGTCTTTTACTGCAAAGACCAGCGCCATGGGGGCCTGCTCCACATGGGAAAGCTTGTGGGTGAGGGGCCCA ATACCAACCGGGAGGCCCTGGAAGAATTTAAGAAATTGGTGCAGCGCAAGGCACTCTCGGAGGAGGACATTTTCACGCCCCTGCAGACGG GAAGCTGCGTTCTCGAACACTAG